In Thermocrinis jamiesonii, the genomic stretch TAGCCATCTTTTCGTGCAGTAGTAAAAACGTATTTGTTCCCGTAAAGCTTCCTTACGCATACAGAGACAGGTTGATGGTGTCAGTAAATCCGTTGGTCAGGGAAATAGCAGCCATAGACGAAGAATTAGGTAGAATTGGCGTTGTTCTTTTAGACAGAAAGCACATTAGGTTCTTTTTGATGGATTTTGAAAGCATTGTAGAAGTTTCTGATTTTCTGGAACCGTTGGCCACAAGGTCCCATAGGTTTCACAGCGGTGGTGCTGCGTTGAAGGGAGCACAAGGCACCTTTAAATACTCCATACCCTCGAGGGCTTCATCACCAAACATGGTCCAGCACTCTATGGGTGAATACAGGTTCCACATGAGGATTCAGGAAGAAAAGCACAGGATATTTAAAATAGCCAACGACGCCCTTATGGAAGCATGGAAAGAAAGCAAGTTTGACAAGTTGGTCATAGGAAGCTTAAGGGAAGATATAAAAGACATAGAAAGTCACCTACACACTTACCTTTTGGAAAGATTGGTGGGCTATGTAAGGCTAAATCCTTCGGAGGCAAATGAGCAGGAGATTAGGGAAAAAGTCTTGGACTTGCTTTGGCAGAAAGACAGAGAGCAAGAGGAGAGTCTTATAAATCAGCTTAGGAGTTTGGAAGGGGAAGGTTTAGCGGTCAGCGGTCTATCAAAGACTCTTGAGCAGTTGTACGTAGGAAACGTAAAGACCCTTCTTGTCGCAGATAGCTTTGAAAAACCGGGTTTTTACTGTCCGCAGTCTAACTTGCCAACCTTAAAGCCCGAATGCCCAGTGGATGGAGAGGTGCCCTATCCAGTGGAGGATGTGGTGGATGAGATAATAGAACTTGCTTTAGAAGAGAGGGCAAGCGTAGAAGTAATAATCAGAGAAGACCTTCAGAAGAAGTTGGACGGCGTGGGAGCTCTTTTGAGGTGGCGGATATAAACTTTTTTTATGGAAAAGGTAGCGGTATTCATAGATGGCTCTAATATTTTCCACGCCATAAGACAGCTGAACATAAAGATAGACTACACAAAGCTCGTGGACTTTCTAAAAGAGGACAGAAGGCTTATAAGGGCATATTTTTATGGTGCGGTTCCACAGGAAAAGGACCTAAAAAAGAACACACCCGAGTGGGAAAGCTATCTAAGACAAAAAAGATTCTTAGAGGAACTATCACTGCAAGGCATAAAGGTAAAGACTGCAAACCTAAGAAGACTTCCCAGTGGAGAGTTTATAGAGAAGGAGGTGGATATAATGTTGGCTACCGACATGTTAAGCCTTGCGTATAAAAATGTATATGACACTGCCATCTTAGTAAGTGGAGACAGCGATTTTTCTTATACAGTGGAAGAAATTCAAAGCTTGGGTAAAAGGGTAGAAAACGCATCTTTTAAGAAGACAAGTTCTCATATTCTTAGAAAGGTCTGCGATAGATTTATTCTATTGGATGACTACCTTGATAGGTTTGTGGTGGAGGAAAAACTGCAGGTAAGTCAGGAGGTTAGCTTTTGGGAAAAGGTGCTCAAACTATGGAAAAGGTAGTTTCTCTTAACCTAAACTCAAAGTGTTTAAAGGAATTAGACTGCGTAGATGAGTTGGAAGGTGATTGGGCAATTACGGTGGGCGTTTTTGACGGCGTTCATCTTGGACATAGATATTTAATACAAAAGCTTGTGGATAATGCAAGAAAGAGAAATCTTAAATCTTGTGTTCTGAGCTTTTATCCACATCCCTCAAAGATCCTATCTCCAAGCCAACAGCCTTGCGAACTAACAGATCCTTTGGAGAGGGCAGAGAGGATCCTAAGTCTTGGTGTGGATAAAGTGGTTTATATAAACTTTGATAGAGAATTTTCTAAAATAAGGGCAGAGGATTTTCTGAAGGATGTTATCTACAGAAGGTTAAAGTGTAAATATCTTTTGGTGGGATATGACTGGAGGTTTGGCTACAGAAGGGAGGGAGAAATAGAATTAGCAAAGGAATTTGGACAAAAGTTGGGTTTTGAGGTAGAAACCGCAGAACCGTTTTATAAGAACGGGCACCTAATAAGTAGCACCTATATTAGAAGGCTTCTACACAGCGGGAGGTTAGAAGAAGCTTTTGAATACTTAGGAGAAAGGTATTACATAAGAAGAAAAGTAGTGAAGGGTTCAGGTAGGGGCAGTTTGCTTGGCTATCCCACCGCAAACCTTGGAGGAACAGAAAACCTGTGTTTAAAAGAAGGAGTGTATGCGGTTATGGTAGATGATAAATATTTAGGCGTTGCAAACTACGGCTATAGGCCTACCTTTGATGGAAGGACAAAGGTGCTTGAGGTTCATCTTTTAGACTTCAAGGGCAACTTAAAGAGCAAAAAAGTAAAAGTGGAGTTTTTGAGTTTTATAAGGGAGGAGAGAAAGTTTTCCTCAAAAGAAGAGTTAATCAAACAAATAGAAAGGGACATTGCTACCGTGCAAGATAGCTTCCGTAAAGTATTTCCCCGTTTTTGAGAAGCACAAAGGACTTTTCCATCTTATCCTTTAGCCCCTTTTTGTTTTCTATAAAGTCATAAAGCGTCTTTGGCTCTCCGTGGGCTTTTAGTAAGTATTCTTTTTCTTCTCCGTTGTCAAAGATTATCTTTACAGGCAAGCAGTAAAACTTTGAGTTCTCTCCTTCTGAACATCTATGTATCTCGCCTATAATTTCAATAGCCTTGCTTCTGGCAATGATGTCCTCTTGTTTCATGCAATAAATTATAATCGCTCCTCAAGGTGTTCTGCCAAGTAATCCGCAAGGTGCATAACCTTTTGCCCCGTTTTGTAGGTCTTTACACCATCTGTTAAGTTAAGAACACATCCGGGACAGGAGGTCAAAACTACGTCTGCGCCGGTTTTGTTGATATCCTCTATCTTTTCTCTTTGAATTTTTTCAGAGAGTTTTGGGTTTGTTATTGAGAAAAGTCCCGCAAAGCCACAGCAGGACTTATCCTTTTCCCCTTTTATCAGCTCATCTGATTCTACCCTTTGGATCACACCGTAAAAAACCTTTTCACTCACCTTCATCGCACTGTATGAATGGCAGGGCACGTGAAAGGTAACCTTTTCCCCTTTTCCTTTGAAATTTAGCCTACTTTCAAAGATTATCTCAGAAAAGTCATAAACCTTTTTGTCTATGCCATAGTCTTCCTGTAGGGCTCCTCCGCATGTGGGACAGGCTACCACTATGGCATCAAACTCATACTTTCCCATCTCTTTTAGGTTATGTTCTTTAAGCTTTTCAAAAGCAGATATGTTGCCAGAGTAGTAATGAGGCGCTCCACAGCACTTTATATCCTCCGGCAC encodes the following:
- a CDS encoding peptide chain release factor 1 — encoded protein: MNSLKDALKTLLEPSYAPFLVSSLYLRLTPESRADQKYLKVFKNMVKAQKANLEKRNLSREVFDSVLEDFQKMEAFVGDPENLKSCGAIAIFSCSSKNVFVPVKLPYAYRDRLMVSVNPLVREIAAIDEELGRIGVVLLDRKHIRFFLMDFESIVEVSDFLEPLATRSHRFHSGGAALKGAQGTFKYSIPSRASSPNMVQHSMGEYRFHMRIQEEKHRIFKIANDALMEAWKESKFDKLVIGSLREDIKDIESHLHTYLLERLVGYVRLNPSEANEQEIREKVLDLLWQKDREQEESLINQLRSLEGEGLAVSGLSKTLEQLYVGNVKTLLVADSFEKPGFYCPQSNLPTLKPECPVDGEVPYPVEDVVDEIIELALEERASVEVIIREDLQKKLDGVGALLRWRI
- a CDS encoding NYN domain-containing protein, translating into MEKVAVFIDGSNIFHAIRQLNIKIDYTKLVDFLKEDRRLIRAYFYGAVPQEKDLKKNTPEWESYLRQKRFLEELSLQGIKVKTANLRRLPSGEFIEKEVDIMLATDMLSLAYKNVYDTAILVSGDSDFSYTVEEIQSLGKRVENASFKKTSSHILRKVCDRFILLDDYLDRFVVEEKLQVSQEVSFWEKVLKLWKR
- a CDS encoding bifunctional riboflavin kinase/FAD synthetase, producing the protein MEKVVSLNLNSKCLKELDCVDELEGDWAITVGVFDGVHLGHRYLIQKLVDNARKRNLKSCVLSFYPHPSKILSPSQQPCELTDPLERAERILSLGVDKVVYINFDREFSKIRAEDFLKDVIYRRLKCKYLLVGYDWRFGYRREGEIELAKEFGQKLGFEVETAEPFYKNGHLISSTYIRRLLHSGRLEEAFEYLGERYYIRRKVVKGSGRGSLLGYPTANLGGTENLCLKEGVYAVMVDDKYLGVANYGYRPTFDGRTKVLEVHLLDFKGNLKSKKVKVEFLSFIREERKFSSKEELIKQIERDIATVQDSFRKVFPRF